One segment of Streptomyces sp. XD-27 DNA contains the following:
- a CDS encoding MaoC/PaaZ C-terminal domain-containing protein, whose product MPIDAAKAIAADPRSTEIAWDHKDVQLYHLGIGAGSPATDPAELRYTLESRLHVLPSFATVAGGGMALAGGLSAPGIEVDLAAVLHGGQRVELHRPIPVRGTATQSSRVAAVYDKGKAAVIVLRGAAADADGPLWTCDTQIFVKGEGGFGGERGPSQRLDLPAREPDHTLLRPVREDQALLYRLSGDWNPLHADPEFAARAGFDKPILHGLCTYGMALKAVVDTVLDGDVGRVRSYATRFAGIVFPGETLRLRLWRDETRVQASVTAVERDDAPVLADTVVEHT is encoded by the coding sequence ATGCCCATCGACGCCGCCAAGGCCATCGCGGCCGACCCCCGCAGCACCGAGATCGCCTGGGACCACAAGGACGTCCAGCTCTACCACCTCGGCATCGGCGCGGGCAGCCCGGCCACCGACCCCGCCGAGCTCCGCTACACCCTGGAGAGCAGGCTCCATGTGCTGCCCAGCTTCGCGACCGTCGCGGGCGGAGGCATGGCCCTGGCGGGCGGGCTCTCCGCGCCCGGGATCGAGGTCGACCTCGCCGCCGTCCTGCACGGCGGCCAGCGCGTCGAGCTGCACCGGCCCATCCCCGTGCGGGGAACCGCCACCCAGAGCTCGCGTGTCGCCGCCGTCTACGACAAGGGCAAGGCCGCGGTCATCGTGCTGCGCGGCGCCGCCGCGGACGCCGACGGGCCGCTGTGGACCTGCGACACCCAGATCTTCGTCAAGGGAGAAGGCGGCTTCGGCGGCGAGCGCGGCCCCTCGCAGCGGCTCGACCTCCCCGCCCGCGAGCCCGACCACACCCTGCTGCGGCCCGTCCGCGAGGACCAGGCCCTGCTCTATCGCCTCTCCGGGGACTGGAACCCGCTGCACGCCGACCCGGAGTTCGCCGCCCGCGCGGGCTTCGACAAGCCGATCCTGCACGGCCTGTGCACGTACGGCATGGCGCTGAAGGCCGTGGTGGACACCGTCCTCGACGGGGACGTGGGCAGGGTCCGCTCCTATGCCACCCGGTTCGCCGGGATCGTCTTCCCCGGCGAGACCCTGCGCCTGCGGCTGTGGCGGGACGAGACCCGCGTCCAGGCGTCCGTCACCGCGGTGGAGAGGGATGACGCGCCGGTCCTCGCCGACACGGTGGTCGAGCACACCTGA
- a CDS encoding SDR family NAD(P)-dependent oxidoreductase: MSPFPDAGADDPGFPGTGRRVLVSGASRGVGRAVARAFAANGDRVAVHYGTRKDEAEATLAALEGTGHVLLSADLTDAGETARLTDAAADALGGIDVLVNNAAAAAPAHPPADTPYEEWTAVWQRQIAVNLVATANLSQLAARRMIDQGGGGRIVNVGSRGAFRGEPDHPAYGATKAAVHALGQSLAVGLAPHGIAVTSVAPGFIDTDRVAHRLGGAEGEAIKGQSPFGRVARPEEVAAAVLWLASPQAQWSSGTVLDLNGASYLRT; the protein is encoded by the coding sequence ATGAGCCCCTTCCCTGACGCCGGAGCCGACGACCCCGGATTCCCCGGCACAGGGCGCCGCGTGCTGGTCAGCGGCGCGTCCCGCGGGGTCGGCCGGGCCGTGGCGCGGGCGTTCGCGGCCAACGGCGACCGGGTCGCGGTCCACTACGGCACCCGCAAGGACGAGGCCGAGGCCACCCTCGCCGCGCTGGAGGGCACCGGACACGTGCTGCTGAGCGCGGACCTGACGGACGCGGGGGAGACCGCGCGGCTGACGGACGCGGCGGCGGACGCGCTCGGCGGCATCGACGTCCTGGTGAACAACGCCGCGGCGGCCGCGCCCGCGCACCCGCCGGCCGACACCCCGTACGAGGAGTGGACGGCCGTCTGGCAGCGGCAGATCGCGGTCAACCTGGTGGCGACCGCCAACCTCAGCCAGCTCGCCGCGCGCCGCATGATCGACCAGGGCGGGGGCGGCCGCATCGTCAACGTCGGCTCGCGCGGCGCCTTCCGGGGCGAGCCGGACCACCCGGCCTACGGGGCGACGAAGGCGGCCGTGCACGCGCTGGGCCAGTCCCTGGCGGTGGGCCTCGCCCCGCACGGCATCGCGGTCACCTCCGTCGCACCGGGCTTCATCGACACCGACCGGGTCGCCCACCGGCTCGGCGGGGCGGAGGGCGAGGCCATCAAGGGCCAGAGCCCGTTCGGCCGGGTCGCGCGGCCGGAGGAGGTCGCGGCGGCCGTGCTGTGGCTGGCATCGCCGCAGGCCCAGTGGAGCTCGGGCACGGTGCTGGACCTCAACGGGGCCTCGTACCTGCGGACGTGA
- a CDS encoding class I SAM-dependent methyltransferase encodes MAPKPEILAAFEAAKGFMPADEGLALYEAAEAAAPLGLPLLEVGTYCGRSTILLADAARAAGTVAVTVDHHRGSEEQQPGWEYHDPTVVDPEVGLMDTLPTFRRTLHAAGLEEHVIAMVGRSPRVAAVWNTPLGLVFIDGGHTDEHATADYEGWAPHVAPGGLLVIHDVFPDPVDEWTGQAPYRIYRRALESGAFTEVSATRSLRVLRRVPGTAV; translated from the coding sequence ATGGCCCCCAAGCCTGAGATCCTCGCCGCTTTCGAGGCGGCGAAGGGCTTCATGCCCGCAGACGAGGGCCTGGCCCTGTACGAGGCGGCGGAGGCGGCCGCCCCGCTCGGGCTGCCGCTGCTGGAGGTCGGCACGTACTGCGGCCGTTCCACGATCCTGCTGGCCGACGCCGCGCGGGCGGCCGGCACCGTGGCCGTCACCGTCGACCACCACCGGGGGTCGGAGGAGCAGCAGCCGGGCTGGGAGTACCACGACCCGACCGTCGTCGACCCCGAGGTCGGGCTGATGGACACCCTGCCCACCTTCCGCCGCACCCTGCACGCCGCCGGCCTCGAAGAGCACGTGATCGCCATGGTGGGCCGGTCGCCGCGGGTCGCGGCCGTCTGGAACACCCCTTTGGGACTGGTCTTCATCGACGGCGGGCACACCGACGAGCACGCCACCGCCGACTACGAGGGCTGGGCCCCGCATGTCGCGCCCGGCGGACTGCTGGTCATCCACGACGTGTTCCCGGACCCGGTGGACGAGTGGACGGGCCAGGCCCCGTACCGGATCTACCGCCGTGCCCTGGAGTCGGGCGCGTTCACCGAGGTGTCGGCGACCCGCTCGCTGCGCGTGCTGCGCCGGGTGCCGGGGACTGCCGTCTGA
- a CDS encoding N-acetylmuramoyl-L-alanine amidase: MSNGSTPPTKSRLRGTLVTLAALALVCGAGWLVWSAIGDHGARDGDDARPAVSHGPTTPENADDSDHSDDSDNSDASGKGSLKGKVVVIDPGHNPQNRRHPSEIARLVDIGTNKKECDTTGAATNSGYAEASFTLDVSRRVREILETRGAKVVFTQDDDRPFGPCVDERAAIGNRAHADAAVSVHADGAGSGDRGFHVIAPATVRGGGADTSAIAAPSRTLARHLIREFGDATDAKPANYLGGGTGLTVRDDLGGLNLSTIPKVFIECGNMRDPKDAKLITDAAWRQRAAQGIAQGITDFLRG; encoded by the coding sequence ATGTCGAACGGCAGCACTCCCCCCACCAAGAGCCGCCTGCGCGGCACCCTCGTCACCCTGGCCGCCCTGGCGCTCGTCTGCGGCGCGGGCTGGCTGGTGTGGTCCGCCATCGGCGACCATGGCGCGCGGGACGGCGACGACGCACGGCCCGCGGTGAGCCACGGACCGACCACTCCGGAGAATGCCGACGACTCCGACCACTCGGATGACTCCGACAACTCCGACGCCTCGGGCAAGGGCAGCCTCAAAGGCAAGGTCGTGGTGATCGACCCGGGCCACAATCCGCAGAATCGCCGACACCCCTCCGAGATCGCCCGCCTCGTCGATATCGGCACGAACAAGAAGGAATGCGACACCACCGGCGCGGCCACTAATTCCGGTTATGCCGAAGCGTCCTTCACGCTCGACGTCTCACGGCGCGTCCGCGAGATCTTGGAAACGCGGGGCGCGAAAGTGGTCTTCACGCAGGACGACGACCGGCCGTTCGGCCCGTGTGTGGACGAGCGGGCCGCGATCGGGAACCGGGCGCACGCGGACGCCGCCGTCTCGGTCCACGCGGACGGCGCCGGTTCCGGGGACCGGGGCTTCCACGTCATCGCGCCCGCCACCGTGCGCGGCGGCGGCGCCGACACCTCCGCGATCGCCGCACCGTCCCGTACCCTCGCCCGGCACCTCATCAGGGAGTTCGGCGACGCGACCGATGCCAAGCCCGCCAACTACCTCGGCGGCGGCACCGGATTGACCGTCCGCGACGATCTCGGCGGCCTCAACCTCTCCACGATTCCCAAAGTGTTCATCGAGTGTGGCAATATGCGCGACCCGAAGGACGCGAAGCTGATCACCGACGCGGCGTGGCGCCAACGGGCGGCGCAAGGGATCGCGCAGGGCATTACGGACTTCTTGCGGGGGTAA